A region of Allocoleopsis franciscana PCC 7113 DNA encodes the following proteins:
- a CDS encoding TOMM precursor leader peptide-binding protein, whose amino-acid sequence MLNKPTLKRCFQYKIINSEDIFLISERGSLRLSGRLYRLLIPLLDGNHTVDEIVEQLKDKVSAPEVYYTLMLMEQKGYIVESDIPLPSNLAIFCDHLNIEPQKAFRRLQSTKVAVKTFGSNLPYSEFKTTLESLHIQVAEEGDLEIVLTDDYLQDGLETVNEKALHFSRPWMLVNPVGTIIWLGPIVVPGKTGCWQCLAQRLRDNRPVEEFIQRHANISTLFPPPIDSLPSTLQTALGMAATEVFKWILQGENQRLEGVLVTHDTLTLESQNHSLVKRPQCPSCGEIANGLKRKPLPIILGHRKKTFTADGGHRFISPEETLRKYQHHLSPITGVVRELSKVFTGSNDLTHTYVAKHHFATMFDDVDTLRRNILGRSAGKGKTNEQARASAFCEAIERYSGTFQGDEFRQKSSYQKLGDKAIHPNACLNFSQAQYENRASWNANCFGWFQKVPEPFDQEQEIDWTPIWSLTHKDFKYLPTAYCYYGYPKPPKIDCWADSNGCAAGNTIEEAILQGFMELVERDCVALWWYNQVKRPKVDLDSFDEPYFQSLKDYYQTLNRELWVLDITSDLNIPAFAAISRRTDRKVEDIILGYGAHFDPQLAIQRSLTEINQILPSVLSANADGSTQYTPSADPLALDWWKTATLENQPYLVPDESVVPKVSADYPQLWSDDLREDVLLCNQIAEKHGMELLVLDQTRPDIGLKVVKVIVPGMRHFWKRLGSGRLYEVPVQLGWLKEPLQENQLNLFPMWM is encoded by the coding sequence ATGCTGAATAAGCCGACGTTAAAACGTTGTTTTCAATATAAAATTATAAATTCAGAAGATATATTTCTCATATCCGAAAGAGGTTCTCTGAGGCTAAGTGGTCGTCTCTATCGATTGTTAATCCCTTTGTTAGATGGGAATCATACCGTTGACGAAATTGTTGAGCAACTGAAAGACAAGGTATCTGCGCCAGAGGTTTATTATACTCTGATGTTGATGGAACAAAAGGGCTACATTGTTGAAAGCGATATTCCTCTACCCTCTAACTTAGCTATCTTCTGCGATCATTTAAACATTGAACCCCAAAAAGCCTTCCGTCGGTTGCAATCAACGAAAGTTGCAGTAAAAACCTTTGGTTCTAATCTTCCTTATTCTGAATTTAAAACAACTCTTGAATCCCTGCATATCCAAGTTGCTGAAGAAGGAGACCTAGAAATTGTCTTAACGGATGACTATCTGCAAGATGGCTTAGAGACGGTTAATGAAAAAGCCTTACATTTTTCACGTCCTTGGATGTTAGTCAATCCTGTGGGAACAATTATTTGGCTCGGGCCGATAGTTGTGCCAGGAAAAACTGGGTGTTGGCAGTGCCTAGCTCAACGCTTGCGAGACAACAGACCGGTTGAAGAGTTTATCCAAAGACACGCCAATATTTCAACTCTTTTCCCACCCCCTATTGATTCCCTGCCTTCTACATTGCAAACTGCTTTGGGGATGGCAGCGACTGAAGTTTTTAAATGGATTTTACAGGGAGAAAATCAACGATTAGAAGGCGTGCTGGTGACTCATGATACTCTCACTCTGGAAAGCCAAAACCACAGTTTAGTTAAACGTCCTCAGTGTCCGAGTTGTGGAGAAATTGCTAATGGTTTGAAGAGGAAACCCTTACCCATTATTTTAGGACACCGAAAGAAAACGTTTACCGCCGATGGGGGACATCGTTTTATTTCACCCGAAGAAACGCTGAGGAAATATCAACATCATCTTAGCCCGATTACGGGAGTTGTTCGAGAACTATCTAAGGTATTCACGGGGTCAAATGACTTAACTCATACTTATGTGGCTAAGCATCATTTCGCCACGATGTTCGACGATGTGGATACCTTACGACGAAATATTTTGGGCAGAAGTGCGGGTAAAGGAAAGACTAACGAGCAAGCTAGAGCCAGTGCTTTTTGTGAAGCAATTGAGAGATATTCGGGTACCTTTCAAGGAGACGAATTTAGACAAAAAAGCAGTTACCAAAAATTAGGGGATAAAGCCATTCATCCCAATGCCTGTCTGAATTTCAGTCAAGCGCAGTACGAGAATCGGGCTTCATGGAATGCCAACTGTTTTGGCTGGTTTCAAAAAGTGCCAGAACCCTTTGATCAAGAACAAGAAATTGATTGGACACCGATTTGGTCGTTAACTCATAAAGACTTTAAGTATTTGCCAACCGCTTACTGCTATTATGGCTATCCCAAACCCCCAAAGATAGATTGTTGGGCAGACTCCAATGGTTGCGCGGCTGGAAATACGATCGAAGAGGCAATTTTGCAGGGCTTTATGGAGTTAGTGGAGCGAGACTGCGTAGCCTTGTGGTGGTACAACCAGGTCAAAAGACCGAAGGTCGATTTAGATAGTTTTGATGAACCGTATTTTCAATCCCTAAAGGACTATTACCAAACTCTGAATCGGGAACTTTGGGTTTTGGATATCACCAGCGATTTGAATATCCCGGCTTTTGCCGCCATTAGTAGGAGAACTGACCGAAAGGTGGAAGATATTATCCTTGGCTACGGTGCTCATTTTGACCCTCAGCTTGCTATTCAAAGATCACTGACTGAAATCAACCAAATTCTGCCTTCGGTTTTGTCAGCGAATGCGGATGGAAGTACGCAATACACTCCATCCGCCGATCCCCTAGCCTTAGACTGGTGGAAAACCGCGACGCTGGAAAATCAGCCCTACTTAGTTCCCGATGAAAGCGTTGTTCCAAAAGTGTCTGCTGATTATCCCCAATTATGGAGTGATGACCTACGTGAAGATGTCTTACTTTGCAATCAAATTGCCGAAAAACATGGCATGGAACTGTTGGTTTTGGATCAGACCCGTCCGGATATTGGGCTGAAGGTTGTCAAGGTCATTGTTCCTGGAATGCGTCACTTTTGGAAACGCTTAGGTTCAGGACGGCTTTATGAAGTTCCTGTGCAATTGGGTTGGTTAAAAGAACCACTCCAGGAAAATCAACTCAATCTATTTCCCATGTGGATGTAA
- a CDS encoding amidohydrolase family protein — protein MFNGYQIVDVDSHVTEPPEIWAKYLEPAFKSFAPSPDMKIKGEEIIHKISAQFRSTATQQMMQRHPMSVLNGFDPETHVSAMMQMGVDICFLYPNTGLWVFANDAMAPQLAGAFTRAYNNWLRDFCSYDPQILKAVGVMNLHAPEEMVQELERIAGFGWKAVFVQPNPIKGRLLSDPAYEPFWTKCEQLGIAVGLHASAHSRVPTTGADRFNTEFAIHACSHPMEQMMAMLALIEGGVLERHPKLRVGFLESGCGWLPYWLWRLDEEYENLQWEVKDNVKMKPSEYFRRQCFVAIEPNEPYLDWVIQSIGCDNLLFGTDYPHIDHTLDIVEKAVALEERLSQKTVHKILWDNPVRFYGLE, from the coding sequence ATGTTTAACGGATATCAAATTGTCGATGTCGATTCCCATGTCACCGAGCCACCTGAGATCTGGGCTAAGTACCTTGAGCCGGCATTTAAGAGCTTTGCACCGTCGCCGGACATGAAAATTAAGGGTGAAGAGATTATTCACAAAATCTCCGCGCAGTTTCGCAGCACAGCCACCCAACAGATGATGCAGCGTCATCCCATGTCTGTACTCAATGGCTTTGACCCAGAAACTCATGTTAGCGCCATGATGCAGATGGGAGTTGATATCTGTTTTCTGTATCCCAATACCGGGTTATGGGTTTTTGCCAACGATGCTATGGCACCGCAACTAGCTGGGGCATTTACTCGCGCCTACAATAATTGGTTACGAGATTTTTGCAGTTATGACCCACAAATTCTCAAAGCGGTGGGAGTTATGAATCTTCATGCTCCTGAAGAAATGGTACAAGAATTGGAGCGGATTGCAGGGTTTGGTTGGAAAGCCGTCTTTGTGCAACCTAACCCCATTAAGGGACGCTTGCTGAGTGACCCGGCTTATGAGCCATTTTGGACGAAGTGTGAACAGTTAGGGATAGCCGTCGGTCTTCATGCCTCTGCTCATAGTCGTGTACCAACCACTGGTGCAGATCGATTTAACACCGAATTTGCCATCCACGCCTGCTCTCATCCCATGGAACAGATGATGGCAATGCTCGCCCTGATTGAAGGAGGCGTATTAGAACGCCACCCTAAACTTAGGGTGGGATTTTTAGAGTCAGGTTGCGGTTGGCTTCCCTACTGGTTGTGGCGACTGGATGAAGAGTACGAGAATTTGCAATGGGAGGTGAAGGACAACGTCAAGATGAAGCCTTCCGAGTACTTCCGTCGCCAGTGCTTTGTCGCCATCGAGCCAAATGAACCTTATCTGGATTGGGTGATTCAGTCTATCGGCTGTGATAATCTCTTGTTTGGTACTGACTACCCCCATATCGATCACACGTTAGACATTGTGGAGAAAGCCGTGGCACTTGAGGAGCGGCTATCCCAGAAAACGGTACACAAAATTCTCTGGGATAACCCTGTTCGTTTCTACGGATTGGAATGA
- a CDS encoding trifunctional serine/threonine-protein kinase/ATP-binding protein/sensor histidine kinase yields MNALTDYQILAKIYESANSLVYQASLNQNNQPIILKVLKEDYPTPSELTRYKQEYEITRSLNLDGVVKVYDLQRYQNSLAMLLEDFGGESLKSWMTKRKFTLEEFLTIAIKIAESLGAIHAANIIHKDINPSNLVYNPETGQIKIIDFGISTVLSRENPTICNPDRIEGTLAYISPEQTGRMNRAIDYRTDLYSLGVTFYELLTHQLPFTTHDAMELVHCHIAKQPIAPHELVGTQVGAPLPTIVSEIVMKLMAKTAEERYQSAWGLKADLETCLHQLQTTAQISEFSLADQDVSEKFQIPQKLYGREEEVKTLLSAFDRVAAGVDLTSPSVLLDPPHSPRNGGRTEDETFYAREESQIPPLKKGGQGGKEGGLGHSELILVAGYSGIGKSALVNEIHKPIVQQRGYFIAGKFDQFKRDIPYASLIQAFQDLARQLLTESEAQLEIWKQKLLNALGSNGQVIIDVIPEVELIIGEQPSVPQLGSTESQNRFNLVFQNFIGVFTDKQHPLVIFLDDLQWADSASLKLIQLLMTDPDSQYLLMIGAYRDNEVSPTHPLMQTLDQIQQTGTRVSTITLQPLSVDCVNQLIADTLNGSIERSNPLAQLAFNKTNGNPFFLTQLLQFLYTENLLSFDFITGGWQWDIEQIQAVGITDNVVELMIGKIEKLDEKTQNVLKLAACVGNRFDLDVLSVVNAKSLSETAAELWSALQEGLIVPLSDDYKIPLLWNQEIESRNNSEATPSFIPNFSSSIPYKFLHDRVQQAAYTLIPEDHKKEVHLKVGQLLLQNTQLDELAENIFDIVNQLNIGAELLVQQSEKDELARLNLIAGKKAKASTAYEPALRYLETGLELLTFGSWQEQYSFTLELHIETVEAQFLNTQFEKAEKLSVFILENAKSLLERVKVYELNIQSYIAKQQYNEAIDTALEVLAKLGVDLPSKPDKQRIEEEQKTLKLLLGDKQIEDLANLPDMTNPHHLASVRILMSIAAATVVVNPDLYPLVTLTAVNLCIKDGNPPQAAGVYVFYGGLLCGVMEDIDSGYRFGKLSLKLLERFNVRKALVIHFYNGYIQHWKESLKDTLELVLEGANNGLETGDYEFACYDAVSYCLQMFFAGYNLKKVEQKYSEFIIFIRKLKQKYPSNYIKISSEIALNLIHGAKNQYYLIDDCKAKEDIYIKTWIQESNVWLLFLTYLGKTILSYFFKTYEQAVENAIEAEKYLDSCRQYIIGGPYIFYYSLALLAQYPISKTHKQKQFLKKVSSNQKLIKEWAYHSPANYQHKYELIEAEKARILGKSAKAMELYDRAIKGAREQGFIHEEALAYERAAEFYLSLGREEIGQFYLKNAYQCYVNWGAVAKFKALEAEYPKILVGTTNRKSSKNTSTIVTTSESEAQALDLSTVIKASQTLTSEIVLGKLLSKLMKIAIENAGAQKGFLILDNNGKWVIEAEGVVGKDEVNVMHSISVDAVDSTTQVPLVSTAILNFVAHTQENVVLNNATHEGQYTRDPYIMATQPKSILCAPLLNQGKLSGILYLENNLTTGAFTSDRVETLRILSAQAAISIENSRLYNQLEEYNRTLEFRVEERTQQLQEKNQELASTLKKLKATQDQIIAQEKLASLGALTAGIAHEIKNPLNFVNNFAELSAELTEELLEEIGNQKENLDTETTEYIEEILNDLTQNVKKINEHGKRADNIVRGMLSHSGGKAGERQLTDINALLAEYVNLAYHGMRAKDSSFNITIETHYDDTIGSINVVPQNISRVFLNVINNACYTTHEKKKELGDRFMPTLSVSTKNLDEQIEIRIRDNGKGIPDEIRDKIFNPFFTTKPTGQGTGLGLSISHDIIVQEHQGELKVNTSPGSYSEFVIVLPKRS; encoded by the coding sequence ATGAATGCGCTGACTGACTACCAGATTCTCGCCAAAATCTACGAAAGTGCAAATTCATTAGTTTATCAAGCGAGCCTTAATCAGAATAATCAACCCATTATTCTCAAAGTTCTGAAAGAAGATTACCCCACGCCATCAGAACTCACTCGCTATAAGCAGGAATATGAAATTACTCGTTCTCTGAATCTGGATGGTGTTGTCAAAGTTTATGACTTGCAGAGATATCAAAATAGTTTAGCCATGCTCTTGGAGGATTTTGGCGGAGAATCCTTAAAGAGCTGGATGACAAAACGCAAGTTTACGCTGGAAGAGTTCCTGACGATTGCCATCAAGATTGCGGAGAGTTTAGGGGCTATTCACGCTGCCAATATCATCCACAAAGATATTAATCCGTCTAATCTCGTCTATAACCCCGAAACTGGACAAATTAAAATCATCGACTTTGGGATTTCCACCGTTTTATCGCGGGAAAATCCGACAATTTGTAATCCCGATCGCATAGAGGGAACTTTAGCCTATATTTCGCCAGAGCAAACCGGCAGAATGAATCGGGCAATCGATTACCGAACTGACTTGTATTCCCTCGGTGTTACCTTCTACGAATTGCTCACTCATCAACTTCCTTTTACAACTCATGATGCGATGGAGTTGGTGCATTGTCATATCGCTAAACAACCTATAGCACCCCATGAACTTGTAGGGACGCAGGTTGGTGCGCCCTTACCAACCATCGTTTCAGAGATTGTGATGAAACTGATGGCGAAAACGGCAGAGGAACGCTATCAAAGTGCTTGGGGACTAAAAGCTGATTTAGAAACCTGTCTGCATCAGTTACAAACTACCGCTCAGATTTCAGAATTCTCTCTAGCGGATCAAGATGTTTCCGAGAAGTTTCAAATCCCGCAAAAACTCTACGGACGGGAAGAGGAAGTAAAAACTCTACTTTCAGCTTTTGATCGAGTCGCCGCAGGGGTGGATTTAACCTCTCCCTCAGTCCTTCTTGACCCCCCTCATTCCCCCCGAAACGGGGGGAGGACAGAGGACGAAACTTTTTATGCACGAGAGGAAAGTCAAATTCCCCCCCTAAAAAAGGGGGGGCAGGGGGGTAAAGAAGGGGGGTTAGGTCACTCCGAATTAATACTTGTTGCGGGTTATTCAGGCATTGGCAAATCAGCTTTAGTCAATGAAATCCACAAACCCATTGTTCAACAGCGAGGGTATTTTATTGCTGGTAAGTTCGATCAGTTTAAGCGCGATATTCCTTATGCTTCTCTAATTCAAGCCTTCCAAGATTTAGCTCGGCAGTTACTGACGGAAAGTGAAGCACAGTTAGAAATTTGGAAGCAGAAACTTTTAAATGCATTGGGTAGCAATGGTCAAGTCATCATCGATGTCATTCCCGAAGTAGAACTGATTATCGGTGAACAGCCTTCAGTGCCACAGTTAGGCTCAACGGAGTCACAAAATCGATTTAACTTGGTTTTTCAAAACTTCATTGGTGTTTTTACTGACAAACAACACCCCCTGGTTATTTTTCTGGACGATTTACAGTGGGCAGATTCAGCATCTTTAAAATTAATTCAGTTGCTAATGACTGACCCAGATAGTCAATATCTTCTGATGATTGGAGCCTATCGAGATAATGAAGTTAGTCCAACTCATCCGTTAATGCAAACTTTAGATCAGATTCAACAGACGGGGACAAGAGTAAGTACCATTACCCTTCAACCCTTAAGTGTTGACTGCGTCAATCAATTAATTGCCGATACCTTAAACGGCTCAATCGAAAGGTCAAATCCGCTAGCCCAACTAGCCTTTAATAAAACCAACGGAAATCCCTTTTTCTTAACTCAGTTACTCCAATTCCTCTACACAGAAAACCTGTTGTCATTTGACTTCATTACGGGTGGCTGGCAGTGGGATATTGAACAAATTCAAGCGGTAGGAATAACCGATAATGTTGTCGAATTAATGATCGGCAAGATTGAAAAGCTTGATGAGAAGACACAGAATGTCTTAAAGTTAGCGGCTTGTGTTGGGAACCGATTTGATTTAGACGTTCTCTCCGTTGTTAATGCCAAATCCCTATCAGAGACAGCGGCGGAGCTTTGGTCTGCGCTTCAAGAAGGGTTGATTGTGCCTCTGAGTGACGATTACAAGATTCCCCTGCTTTGGAATCAAGAGATAGAGTCTCGTAATAACTCAGAAGCCACCCCATCTTTTATCCCCAATTTTTCATCCTCCATCCCTTACAAATTTTTGCACGACCGGGTGCAGCAAGCCGCTTATACTCTGATTCCAGAAGACCATAAAAAAGAAGTTCACCTCAAAGTGGGTCAACTACTACTGCAAAATACTCAGCTAGATGAGTTGGCAGAAAATATTTTTGATATTGTTAATCAACTGAATATTGGAGCAGAATTGCTCGTCCAACAGTCAGAGAAAGATGAGCTGGCTAGATTAAATCTCATTGCTGGGAAAAAAGCGAAGGCTTCTACGGCTTACGAACCCGCACTCAGATATTTAGAAACTGGGTTGGAACTTCTGACATTTGGTAGCTGGCAGGAGCAATATAGCTTTACCCTGGAACTCCATATAGAAACGGTGGAAGCACAATTTCTCAACACCCAGTTTGAGAAAGCAGAAAAACTTTCTGTTTTCATCTTAGAGAATGCTAAATCACTGCTTGAGCGCGTCAAAGTGTATGAACTCAATATTCAGTCCTATATAGCAAAACAACAATACAACGAAGCCATAGATACAGCACTGGAAGTTCTGGCAAAACTGGGAGTAGACTTGCCCTCAAAACCAGACAAACAGAGGATTGAAGAAGAACAGAAGACCTTAAAGTTGCTGTTGGGAGATAAACAGATTGAGGACTTAGCCAATCTGCCAGATATGACCAATCCTCATCATCTTGCATCTGTAAGAATTTTAATGTCTATTGCTGCTGCTACGGTAGTTGTTAATCCCGACTTATATCCTCTGGTGACGTTGACTGCGGTTAATCTCTGTATCAAAGATGGGAATCCACCCCAAGCTGCTGGCGTGTATGTTTTTTACGGCGGGCTTTTGTGTGGAGTAATGGAGGATATTGATTCTGGATATCGGTTTGGTAAACTTTCTTTAAAGTTGTTAGAGAGATTCAACGTTCGTAAAGCCCTAGTCATACATTTCTATAACGGATATATACAGCATTGGAAAGAGTCGCTTAAAGACACGCTAGAACTAGTACTGGAAGGTGCTAACAACGGCTTAGAGACAGGAGATTATGAGTTTGCTTGTTATGATGCTGTAAGCTATTGTCTGCAAATGTTCTTTGCTGGGTATAATCTGAAAAAAGTCGAACAAAAATATTCAGAATTTATAATATTTATCAGAAAATTAAAACAAAAATATCCCTCTAACTACATAAAAATTAGTAGCGAAATTGCACTAAACTTAATCCATGGAGCTAAGAATCAATATTATTTAATAGACGACTGTAAAGCCAAAGAAGACATTTATATAAAAACTTGGATTCAAGAAAGCAACGTTTGGTTGTTGTTTCTTACCTATTTAGGAAAAACAATTCTTTCTTATTTTTTTAAGACTTATGAGCAGGCTGTTGAAAACGCAATTGAGGCTGAAAAATACCTTGATTCTTGCCGCCAGTACATCATTGGAGGGCCATATATTTTTTACTATTCTCTCGCGCTTCTTGCTCAATATCCTATCTCGAAAACGCACAAGCAAAAACAATTTCTGAAAAAAGTATCATCCAACCAAAAATTGATAAAAGAATGGGCATACCACAGTCCAGCTAATTACCAACATAAATACGAGCTAATAGAAGCCGAAAAAGCGCGAATTTTGGGCAAATCTGCGAAAGCAATGGAGCTATACGATCGCGCCATCAAAGGAGCCAGAGAACAAGGATTCATCCACGAAGAAGCCCTAGCCTACGAACGCGCCGCAGAATTCTACCTCTCCCTGGGCAGAGAAGAAATTGGTCAGTTCTACCTGAAAAATGCCTACCAGTGTTATGTAAACTGGGGAGCCGTAGCCAAATTTAAAGCATTAGAAGCCGAATATCCAAAAATTTTAGTCGGCACAACCAACCGAAAGAGCAGTAAGAACACCAGCACGATTGTCACCACATCTGAGAGTGAGGCCCAAGCGCTAGACTTATCAACCGTAATCAAAGCCTCGCAAACCCTAACCAGTGAAATTGTTCTGGGCAAATTGCTCTCTAAGTTGATGAAAATAGCCATTGAAAATGCAGGAGCACAAAAAGGCTTCCTGATTCTCGACAACAATGGCAAGTGGGTAATTGAAGCCGAAGGTGTTGTGGGTAAAGATGAGGTGAATGTCATGCACTCTATTTCCGTTGATGCGGTTGACTCTACCACCCAAGTTCCCCTCGTCTCAACCGCCATCCTCAACTTTGTTGCCCACACTCAAGAAAATGTCGTTTTAAATAACGCCACTCATGAGGGACAATATACCCGCGATCCCTACATTATGGCGACTCAACCCAAATCCATTCTCTGTGCTCCCCTGCTCAACCAAGGCAAACTCAGCGGCATCCTCTACCTAGAAAACAATCTTACAACAGGGGCATTTACCAGCGATCGCGTCGAAACATTAAGAATCCTTTCCGCCCAAGCCGCCATCTCCATCGAAAACTCCCGCCTCTACAACCAATTAGAAGAATACAACCGGACACTAGAGTTCAGAGTCGAAGAAAGAACCCAGCAATTACAAGAGAAAAATCAGGAACTCGCCTCTACCCTGAAAAAACTCAAAGCCACTCAAGATCAAATTATTGCTCAAGAAAAACTCGCCTCTCTCGGTGCTCTCACCGCAGGCATTGCCCATGAGATTAAAAATCCTTTAAACTTTGTGAATAACTTCGCGGAACTCTCTGCCGAATTAACAGAAGAACTCCTCGAAGAAATTGGCAACCAAAAAGAGAACTTAGATACAGAAACCACAGAATATATTGAAGAGATATTAAATGACCTCACTCAAAACGTCAAAAAAATCAACGAACATGGGAAGCGAGCCGACAATATTGTGCGCGGCATGTTGAGCCACTCTGGGGGTAAAGCCGGTGAGCGACAACTCACTGACATCAATGCTTTACTGGCAGAATATGTAAATTTGGCTTATCACGGAATGCGTGCTAAAGATTCTTCCTTCAACATCACCATAGAAACTCACTATGACGACACCATTGGGTCAATCAATGTTGTCCCACAGAATATTAGTCGGGTATTTCTGAATGTGATCAACAACGCTTGTTATACGACTCATGAGAAAAAAAAAGAACTCGGAGACAGATTTATGCCCACACTTTCAGTAAGCACAAAAAATCTGGATGAGCAGATAGAAATTCGGATTCGAGATAACGGCAAAGGCATACCGGATGAAATTAGGGATAAAATCTTCAATCCCTTTTTTACCACCAAGCCCACCGGTCAAGGAACTGGGTTGGGTCTATCCATTAGTCACGATATTATTGTCCAAGAGCATCAAGGCGAACTTAAGGTGAACACCTCACCGGGCAGTTATTCTGAGTTTGTTATTGTTTTGCCAAAACGGAGTTAA
- a CDS encoding response regulator, whose protein sequence is MKIMVVDDEEDVQLLFRQKFRKEIKKGQIEFQFAFSAQEALEYLNGQPEHSVVLILSDINMPGMNGLELLKIIKEKFPHLKVFMITAYGDEENYKVAMEYGADDYLHKPVEFDTLKDKILNY, encoded by the coding sequence ATGAAAATCATGGTTGTGGATGACGAAGAAGATGTTCAACTTTTATTTCGGCAAAAATTCAGGAAGGAAATCAAAAAAGGTCAAATTGAGTTTCAGTTTGCTTTTTCAGCCCAAGAAGCACTGGAATACTTAAATGGTCAGCCTGAACATTCCGTTGTCCTAATTCTCTCAGATATTAATATGCCAGGGATGAACGGTCTAGAATTGCTCAAAATCATTAAAGAAAAATTCCCCCATTTAAAAGTCTTTATGATTACCGCCTATGGAGATGAAGAAAATTATAAAGTTGCCATGGAATATGGAGCAGATGACTATCTCCATAAACCTGTTGAATTTGATACCCTCAAAGACAAAATATTGAATTATTAG
- a CDS encoding PP2C family protein-serine/threonine phosphatase, whose amino-acid sequence MAAKILVVDDEPDLELLIRQKFRKKIRQQELQFIFAHNGVEALLKIQAEPDIDIVLTDINMPEMDGLTLLTKLNEQNSIIKAIIISAYGDIENIRIAMNRGAFDFLTKPIDFQDLEITTNKTLQYVQQMKQALEQERYLQRLETENLRLSTELDIARRLQQMLLPTKEELSQMSELEIAGFMKPAKEVGGDYYDVLQHAGKVKIGIGDITGHGLESGVLMLMVQTAVRTLVTHQETDSVKFLNTINRTIYDNLQRMRCDKNLTLALVDYYKGVLTLSGQHEQMIVVRSSGSLEQIDTIDLGFPIGLTEDISDFVAEARVQLNPGDVVVLYTDGITEAEDIHGVQYGLDRLCDVVKKYWQSSADDIRQAVIDELQQHIGEQKVYDDITLLVLKQK is encoded by the coding sequence ATGGCGGCAAAAATCCTGGTTGTAGATGATGAACCTGACTTAGAACTCCTGATTCGACAGAAATTTAGGAAAAAAATTCGTCAACAAGAACTTCAGTTTATTTTTGCTCATAACGGTGTAGAAGCCTTATTAAAAATTCAAGCAGAACCGGATATTGATATTGTCTTAACTGATATTAATATGCCCGAAATGGATGGGCTAACCTTATTAACTAAACTCAACGAACAAAATTCTATTATCAAAGCCATTATTATTTCTGCCTATGGGGATATTGAAAACATTAGAATTGCGATGAATCGAGGTGCTTTTGATTTTCTCACGAAGCCGATTGATTTCCAAGATTTAGAAATTACCACCAACAAAACGCTGCAATATGTACAACAGATGAAGCAAGCTTTGGAGCAGGAACGCTACCTCCAGCGTCTCGAAACTGAGAACCTGCGCCTGAGTACTGAACTCGATATTGCACGGCGTTTACAACAAATGCTCCTGCCGACAAAAGAAGAACTCAGCCAAATGAGCGAACTAGAGATTGCTGGGTTTATGAAACCCGCTAAGGAGGTGGGTGGTGACTACTATGACGTGCTACAGCACGCCGGAAAAGTCAAAATTGGCATTGGGGATATAACGGGTCATGGCTTAGAAAGTGGCGTGTTAATGCTAATGGTACAAACCGCCGTGCGAACCCTAGTGACCCATCAAGAGACTGACTCGGTCAAATTTTTGAACACCATCAATCGGACGATTTATGATAATCTACAACGAATGCGCTGCGATAAGAACCTAACCCTCGCTTTAGTAGACTATTACAAGGGCGTTCTCACCTTAAGCGGACAGCATGAGCAAATGATTGTGGTGCGCTCTAGTGGCAGCCTTGAGCAAATCGATACAATCGATTTAGGCTTCCCCATTGGCTTGACAGAAGACATTTCTGATTTTGTAGCAGAAGCTAGGGTGCAATTGAATCCAGGGGATGTTGTAGTCCTCTACACCGATGGTATTACCGAAGCCGAAGATATCCATGGGGTGCAATACGGTTTGGATCGGCTTTGTGACGTGGTCAAAAAATACTGGCAAAGCTCAGCCGATGACATTCGACAGGCTGTGATTGACGAGCTACAGCAGCACATTGGAGAGCAAAAGGTTTATGATGATATCACTTTACTGGTGCTCAAGCAAAAGTAA